A single window of Halobacterium jilantaiense DNA harbors:
- a CDS encoding cytochrome b, translated as MSVERKDEHDHEAWIQEKDLTPIESTFLTVLVWLDRRIRIVDYLELLETLYYRVNLQMPKSHTEQYNLDNKFWYWYPLYSLGFFSTLAYVVAAISGALLGFYYSPSAAAGTANIEGATVAYSTVAAIMTDLNFGFFLRSLHRWAAQVMTAAVFLHMLRVYFTGSYKEPREVNWLIGIVLLSLTMVFGYTGYLLPWDQLAYWAGQIGVEMSLSIPFVGEWVAQLMFGGFSLGQATLQRMYILHVFLLPFVVTTVIAIHLGLVWMQGIAEPH; from the coding sequence ATGAGTGTCGAACGCAAAGACGAACACGACCACGAAGCCTGGATTCAGGAGAAAGACCTGACGCCCATCGAGAGTACGTTCCTCACGGTGCTGGTCTGGCTGGACCGCCGCATCCGCATCGTCGACTACCTGGAGCTGCTGGAGACGCTGTACTACCGCGTCAACCTCCAGATGCCGAAGAGCCACACCGAACAGTACAACCTCGACAACAAGTTCTGGTACTGGTACCCGCTGTACTCGCTGGGGTTCTTCTCGACGTTGGCGTACGTCGTCGCGGCGATCTCCGGCGCACTGCTGGGGTTCTACTACTCGCCGTCCGCGGCCGCCGGCACGGCCAACATCGAGGGCGCGACGGTCGCGTACAGCACCGTCGCCGCCATCATGACGGACCTGAACTTCGGGTTCTTCCTCCGGTCGCTGCACCGGTGGGCCGCGCAGGTGATGACCGCCGCGGTCTTCCTGCACATGCTCCGCGTCTACTTCACGGGCTCGTACAAGGAGCCGCGCGAAGTGAACTGGCTGATCGGCATCGTTCTGCTCAGCCTGACGATGGTCTTCGGGTACACCGGTTACCTGCTCCCGTGGGACCAGCTGGCGTACTGGGCGGGACAGATCGGCGTCGAGATGAGCCTCTCCATACCGTTCGTCGGTGAGTGGGTGGCACAGCTCATGTTCGGCGGCTTCTCGCTGGGCCAGGCGACGCTCCAGCGGATGTACATCCTCCACGTGTTCCTGCTCCCGTTCGTGGTGACGACGGTCATCGCCATCCACCTCGGGCTGGTGTGGATGCAGGGCATCGCGGAACCCCACTGA